GCTTATCGGCAGGACCTGCCGGCTCCAATCGGGACCGATCCGGGCAGGGAAACTCCCAGCGACGGCGATACTGCCCGTCACACCCGCGTTGCCGTCCCGGAAAACAACAGGCCGATGTTGACGGCCAGTGCAGCCGCCCACACCAGGCTGCGCAAGGTCGCCTTGTCGGCCAGGTACAGCGCGATGTAGGCCAGCCGCAGCCCCACGAAGGCCGCCGCCAACAGGTCCACGCGCGCGGCCGGCGCGCCGGTGCTGATGGCGATGGCCACCGCGCCGATGAACAACGGCAAGGCCTCGAAGCTGTTGGCCTGCGCCGCATTGGCCCGTTGGCGCCAGCCTTGCTGGCGGGCCAGCCAGGCGCGCGGGTCATGGTTGTCGTAGCCGCCTTCGCTGCGGCGCTTGCCGAGCTGGCCGGATTTGGCCAGCCCTGCGCACACGATCGGCAGCAAGGCAGCGATCAACACACACCAGATGGCAATGCTCATCGGTCTTCGCTCCTGGCAAAGGCATCCCGCGGGGGGACAGAGGCGGCCCGGCTCAGCGCCGCTCCACCAAGGCATGGGCGATGGTGCCCAGGTCGACGTATTCCAGTTCGCTGCCCACCGGCACACCGCGCGCCAGGCGGGTCACCCGCAGGCCGCGGGCCTTCAGGCCCTCGGCCAGCACATGGGCGGTGGCTTCGCCTTCGGCGGTGAAGTTGGTGGCGACGATCACTTCGCGCACCTCCCCCTCCGCGGCACGCTCGAACAAGCGCTCCAGGCCGATCTCTCGCGGACCGATGCCGTCCAGCGGGCTGAGCCGGCCCATCAACACGAAGTACAGCCCCTTGTAGCTGCCGGTGCGCTCCACCGCGGCCTGGTCGGCCGGCGTCTCGACCACGCACAACTGCGCCGTGTCGCGCTGCGGGTCGAGGCAGGTGTCGCACACCTCGGCCTCGGTGAAGGTATTGCACAGCCGGCAGTGCCGCACATCACGGATGGCGTCGTCGAGGGCCCGCGCGATCAGGTGGGCTGCCTCCCGGTCGTGCTGCAGCAGGTGGAAGGCCATGCGCGTCGACGACTTCGGGCCCACTCCGGGCAGGCGGCGCAAGGCCTGCACCAGGGCATCGAAAGACGACATGTGTGGCAGCGGTACGGCGTTGTGTGGGAATGCGGGTCGGGCGCGAATCGCTCGCGGGCACTCAGAACGGGAACTTCATGCCGGGCGGCAGCGGCATGCCGGCGGTGAGCTTGCCCATCTTCTCCTGGCTGACTTCCTCGGCGCGGCGCACGGCGTCGTTGAAGGCGGCGGCGACCAGGTCCTCCAGCATGTCCTTGTCGTCGGCCAGCAGGCTGGGGTCGATCGTGATGCGCTTGACGTCGTGCTTGCAGGTCATCAGCACCTTCACCAGGCCGGCGCCGGACTGGCCTTCCACCTCGACGCTGGCCAGTTCTTCCTGGGCGCGCTTGAGGTTGTCCTGCATCTGCTGGGCCTGTTTCATCAGGCCCGCGAGTTGTCCTTTGAGCATGTCTTTCCTTTCGGGTTCAAGGGGTGTCGGTGCCGGCATCAAGGGGCCGGCGCCCGGGTAATCTGCACAGCTTCATACCGGCCGGATCGAGCCCGGCACGATGCGTGCGGTGCTGAATTGCTGCATCAGGGAGCGCACCAGCGGGTCGCCCTGGATGGTTTCCTCGGCCTGGCGCTGCCGCGCAGCGCGTTTGGCGGCTTCACGACGGGCCGGTGTGTCCTGCGTCGGCGCCACCTCGAGCTGCAGGCGCACCGGCCGGCCCAGCACCTCGGCGAGGGCGGCTTCCAGCTTGGCCCGGGTGGCCTCGGCCGCCAGGGTGTTGCGCTCGACCCGCAACTGCCAGGGCGCCTCGCCGTCGGCCATGGCGCAGCACTCGGCCTGCATCGCGAGTTCGCGCACCAGGGCCGAAATCAGCTCGCGCTCAGCCATCTGCAGCACCAGCGCATGCCAGCGCTCGCCAATGGGCGAGTCCGCCGCGGCGGGCACCGCGATCGGCGCAGCGACGGAGGCCGGCTGCTGCTGCACGAAGGCAGGCGGTGCCACGTCGAGCACGGCCGGCTCGGCTCGCGCCGGGACCACGGAGCCCGGCGCAGGCTCGGCTTCAACCTGCGGCGGACGGGGGTCTGCCGGGGCCGGCGCGGGCGCGATGGGGCGAGTGGCTGCAGCAGCCGGCGCAGGGTCCTCGGGCAGGTCCTCCCAAGGCGGGGGTTCGGCGCTGGCGCGAGCCGGCGGCTGGATGCTGCGTACCGGCGCGGTGCTTGACTGGCGCAAGGCCACCGGCCTGGCCGCGGCCACCGGGGGCGCCGCGAGCGGCTGGTGGGCCGGGCCGGCAGAGGTGACCGGGGTGTTCTCGGACAGCTGCCGAGCCGGCGGCTCGGCTGGCTGGGCCGCCGCTGCAGCGGCCGATGGGGCGGACTGCGCAGGCCGCGCCTCCGGCTGGGCTGCCACGCCGGTGCCCGTGGCAGCCGGCCCGTCGAGCCGCGCAGCCGGAGTGCCGGGCTGGCGCAATGCAAGCGAGGCTTCCGCGCCTGGCGCAGCGGCCTCGGCCGACGGCTCGTTGCTGCGCATGGCCACGCGCAGGGCGGCGTTCTGCGCCGGCCGCTGCAGCGGCGCCGAGGACGCCGGCCGCCCACCGCCACCACCGCCCACGGCCGGCTTGAAGGCCAGCATGCGCAGCAGCACCATCGTCAGGCCGCTGTACTCATCCGGTGCCAGCCCCAGTTCGTTGCGGCCGTGCAGTGCAATGCTGTAGAGCAGCTGCGTCTCGTCGGCCGGCAGCAACTCGCCGAGGCGGGCCAGCCGCTCGGCCTCGGGATCGCCGGCATCGGCCGCGTCGGGCACCACCTGCAGCACCGCCAGCTGCTGCAGCAGCACCGCCATTTCCTCCAGCGCCCCCTGGGCCGACAGCCCCTGGGCCCGCAGCTGCCGGGCGGTATCGACCACCGCCGCACCATCCCCGGCTGCGAGGGCCTCGATCAGCCGGTAGACATGGCTGCGATCGACGGCGCCGAGCATCTGGCGCACACCCGCCTCGCGCAGCTCGCCGGAGCCAAAGGCAATCGCCTGGTCGGTCAGCGACAGCGCGTCGCGCATGGAGCCGCGCGCAGCGCGCGACAACAGCCGCAGCGCTCCGGCATCGGCCGCGATTTGCTCGGCCTGCAACACGGACTCCAGGTGCTCCAGCACCGTCTCGGGCGCCATCGGCCGCAGGTTGAACTGCAGGCAGCGCGACAACACGGTGACCGGGACCTTCTGCGGATCGGTGGTGGCCAGCACGAACTTCAGGTACTCCGGCGGCTCTTCCAGCGTCTTCAACATCGCGTTGAACGCGGTGTTGGACAGCATGTGCACCTCGTCGATCATGTAGACCTTGAAGCGCCCCACCACCGGCTTGTAGACCGCCTGGTCCAGCAGCTGCGAGATTTCTTCAACACCGCGGTTCGATGCGGCATCAAGCTCCACGTAATCGACGAAGCGGCCGGCATCGATGTCACGACAGGCCTGGCACGCGCCGCAGGGCGCGGCGGTGATGCCGCCCTGCCCGTCGGCACCCACACAGTTGAGCGATTTCGCGAGGATGCGCGAGACCGTGGTCTTGCCCACGCCGCGGGTGCCGGTGAAGAGGTAGGCGTGATGCAGGCGCTGCTGCGTCAGCGCATTGGACAGGGCCTGCACCACATGCTCTTGCCCCACCATTTGCTCGAAGGTGCGCGGGCGGTATTTGCGGGCCAGGACAAGGTAGCTCATGTCGCAATTCTACGGGGGCGGCGCCCCTCCTCGCCGGGGCCACGCAGCGAGGCGCAATGCACTTCACTTCGCAACTTTCGATGCCGCGGCGGACGCCGGGCGAAAAGCTGGCCTACAATCGCGCTTGACGGGCCTCCCCGCATGGGAGCGCGGCCAACCGGGTCAGGTCGGGAACGAAGCAGCCCTAACCGTTGCGACCAGTGCCGGGGTTAAGGCTCGTCACCCATCTTCTCGAAAGCCGCCACGCGGCGGCTTTCCATCCATCGGTGGTGTTCAAGGGAAGCAGACCATCCCGCCCGTGCACCCCATCAAGGGCCGACATCGGACCCGCCCACCCCACCGATCTCCGCTGCACCGATCTCTGCTGCACAGTTGGCCAGTAAGGGCCAGCATGGCCTTCGATCGCGCCATGCACCGCGGTGCCCGGCACGCTGCAAGCACCGTTTGAAGGCCAAGCCGCCAGCGGCCTGTCCGGCACCGCCCACATGCCGGGCGGGACCGCAGCTCGCCCATCCACCGCCGAGCCCGACAGCCCCCCGCAGGCGGTACTGGCCGCCCCTTGGCGAAGGAAAGGCGCGCTCCTGTCGACGTCCCTGCTCCGGGGGCCTCGTGCCGGCTGGCCGCAGGATAAGGTGAACGCTCCATCACGCCAGGAGCTTCAGACGTTCATCCCTCCTGCACTTGCCCGCGGGGGCGTCGCCTTGTCGCTCGCCCTGGCCACCGGAGGCTGGCTGGCGGCACCTCGCTACCGCCTGGTCAATCTGGATCGGTTCGAGGCTGTCTACAGCAGCGCCGGCGACATCGGCGAAAACAGGCTGCTCACCGACGCAACCGCCCGCACTCCGTAGGATCACCAGGAATCCCAAGGACGCGCCTTCATCCATGACGGCAGCACCATGCACGACCTGGGAACGCTCGGCGGCAGCACCGGCTGAGCCGATGGCATCAATCAATGCACGAGGCACCGTCACCTGAGCGGCGCAGCTCGCTGGTGACGCAGCCATGCACGCGTTCCTGCACGATGGCACCGTGCTGCGCGACCTGGGCACCCTTGGAGGGGCAGGCTCGGTCGGCGGTGACGCCAATGCCGCAGGGCATGGCGTCGGATCCTCTCAGATCAAAGGCAGCAGCGCCGCCCGTGCGTTTTCCTACGATGGGGAAACGACGCAGAACCTGGACCTCCTCGACGCAACCGGTGAAGGCGGGGAGCTCACCTCAGCAACCGCGATCAATGATCGCGGTGGAATCGTGGGCTACGGGCAGATCCACGGGAGGCGGCACGCATACTTGCAGCAGTCGATTCCCGAGCCGCACACCGATGCGCTGATATGGGTCGGCTGGGTGGCCAGTCGGCGGCCACCTTGCCAGGCGCCGCCGCTGAGCGCCTTCCCGCCAAGCCGGTCGGGAGGGTCAGGCGGCAGCACACTTCGGGGCATGCAGGCGCCCCCTGCACCGCTCCCAGTCACAGCGGCGCGGCGCCGATATGCCGGGGATCGTGCCGGCCTGCCCCTGGCAAGCGCGGTCCACCCGACATGACGCGCAGCTGCCATGAGCCCGACGCGATGCGAGTCGTGGATGCCGCCAGCAGCGGCCTGTGCGGGATTCGGCAGTTCGCCGAGCCAGTCGCTCCAGCGGAGGAAGGCCGGCAGGCAGCGCAGACTCCACGATGCCACCCTCCGGGGCGCGACACCTCCACAGCTGGACCGCCCCACGGCCCGGCTGCCGGCCTGCCGCGGGCCCAGGGTTTATACCGAGTTT
This genomic stretch from Eleftheria terrae harbors:
- the recR gene encoding recombination mediator RecR, with the protein product MSSFDALVQALRRLPGVGPKSSTRMAFHLLQHDREAAHLIARALDDAIRDVRHCRLCNTFTEAEVCDTCLDPQRDTAQLCVVETPADQAAVERTGSYKGLYFVLMGRLSPLDGIGPREIGLERLFERAAEGEVREVIVATNFTAEGEATAHVLAEGLKARGLRVTRLARGVPVGSELEYVDLGTIAHALVERR
- a CDS encoding YbaB/EbfC family nucleoid-associated protein, encoding MLKGQLAGLMKQAQQMQDNLKRAQEELASVEVEGQSGAGLVKVLMTCKHDVKRITIDPSLLADDKDMLEDLVAAAFNDAVRRAEEVSQEKMGKLTAGMPLPPGMKFPF
- the dnaX gene encoding DNA polymerase III subunit gamma/tau; protein product: MSYLVLARKYRPRTFEQMVGQEHVVQALSNALTQQRLHHAYLFTGTRGVGKTTVSRILAKSLNCVGADGQGGITAAPCGACQACRDIDAGRFVDYVELDAASNRGVEEISQLLDQAVYKPVVGRFKVYMIDEVHMLSNTAFNAMLKTLEEPPEYLKFVLATTDPQKVPVTVLSRCLQFNLRPMAPETVLEHLESVLQAEQIAADAGALRLLSRAARGSMRDALSLTDQAIAFGSGELREAGVRQMLGAVDRSHVYRLIEALAAGDGAAVVDTARQLRAQGLSAQGALEEMAVLLQQLAVLQVVPDAADAGDPEAERLARLGELLPADETQLLYSIALHGRNELGLAPDEYSGLTMVLLRMLAFKPAVGGGGGGRPASSAPLQRPAQNAALRVAMRSNEPSAEAAAPGAEASLALRQPGTPAARLDGPAATGTGVAAQPEARPAQSAPSAAAAAAQPAEPPARQLSENTPVTSAGPAHQPLAAPPVAAARPVALRQSSTAPVRSIQPPARASAEPPPWEDLPEDPAPAAAATRPIAPAPAPADPRPPQVEAEPAPGSVVPARAEPAVLDVAPPAFVQQQPASVAAPIAVPAAADSPIGERWHALVLQMAERELISALVRELAMQAECCAMADGEAPWQLRVERNTLAAEATRAKLEAALAEVLGRPVRLQLEVAPTQDTPARREAAKRAARQRQAEETIQGDPLVRSLMQQFSTARIVPGSIRPV
- a CDS encoding MAPEG family protein — encoded protein: MSIAIWCVLIAALLPIVCAGLAKSGQLGKRRSEGGYDNHDPRAWLARQQGWRQRANAAQANSFEALPLFIGAVAIAISTGAPAARVDLLAAAFVGLRLAYIALYLADKATLRSLVWAAALAVNIGLLFSGTATRV